GATCACGACCGGACGAAGCCGTTGCTGCTGCTGGCCGCGCTGTTCGCGGTCGCGGTGGTCGCTCTGTCGCGCTGGCGGGGTTTCGCTGCCCTGATCGCGCTCGCGGTGACCGCGGTGATGCTGACGCAGTTCATCCTCCCGGCGATCCTCAGGGGAGAGAACGCGCTGCTGGTGGCGGTGGTCGGCGGCACGGTCATCATGGCGATCGCGTTGTTCCTCACGCACGGGATCAATGCGGAGAGTTCGATCGCGTTGTCCGGGACGGTGGTCGCGCTGGGGCTGACGGTGCTGCTGGGCTGGTTCTTCACCAAGTTCTGCCAGCTGAGCGGACTGGCGTCCGAGGGTGCGTCCGGAGCCAAGGCGCTGGTGCCCAACATCGACCTGACCGGGTTGCTGGTCGCTGGGATGGTGATCGGCGCGCTGGGCGTGCTGGACGATGTCACGGTCACCCAGGCGGCGGCTGTCTGGGAGTTGTCCGCCGCGAACCCGTCCGCCAACCGCCGTGAGCTGGTCACCGCTGGGCTCCGGATCGGGCGCACGCACGTCGCATCGGTGGTCAACACGCTCGTCCTCGCGTACGCCGGCGCCGCGCTGCCGGTGCTGCTGGTCTTCGCCATCCAGGACCTCCCCGGCCGGGCCGTCCTGTCCACCGAGTCGGTCGCGATGGAGGTGGTCCGCGGTCTGGTCGGCAGCCTGGGGATCATTGCGGCCGTCCCGCTCACCACCGCACTCGCCGCCATGGCCGTCGCCGACCGCTCCCGCAACCTGGTCGCCGAACCAGAACACCTCTAACCGAAAATCAGCCCTTCCGTCCGGGCGTTCAGGCTTCTACAGTGCTAATTGGGTCACGGAGAGTCCGCCCACGACTACCTTCGGCGACCTAACGGGGTGAGGAGCGCTGATGAGGTTCTGTCATCGGGACGGTTCGACCGTTCATCTGGGGTACTGCGCGACGGTGCATCCGGCCGCGGAGCTCGACGAGCTGATCGCCGGCCTCGACACCTGTGCGGGTGCGGTCCGCTCGGCGCTCGGCGTACCCGTCCTCGGGGTCGGCCTGTGGTTCCCGCACCGGCTCGCCGATCGCCTGGCGAACTCGCCGGCCGCGCTCAGCAAGCTCCGCCGGGCGCTGCAGCGCAACCGGCTCGAAGTCGTCACGCTGAACGGCACGCCGCACGCGCAGTTCACCGACAAGGTCGTCGGCACGAAGCTGTACTGCCCCGACTGGACCGACCCCGAGCGTCTCCGGTACACCTTCGACCTGATCGAGGTGCTGGCCGAATTGCTCCCCACGGACGTCGCGTACGGGTCGATCTCGACCGTGCCGCTCGGCTGGCGGGTGCCGTGGTCGAGGCAGCGGAACCGCGCCGCGCGAGAAGCGATCGACCGCGTCGAACAGCACCTGGCCCGGACCGAGGCCAGGACCGGCCGGACGATCCGGATCGCCGTCGAGACCGAGCCGGGCTGCGTCCTCGAGATGATCGGCCAGGCCACCGCGTGGCTGGACCGCTACTCCAGTCCGTACGGCGGTAGGTCGCGTATTGGACTGGGACTCGACACGTGTCATCTCGCGGTGCAGTTCGAGGACCCGGCCGAGTCGTTCGAGCTGCTGTGGCGAGCGGGCGTTGATGTGGTCAAGGCGCAGCTCTCCCTGGCGCCGACGCTCGTGGATCCAGGGGACGCTTCCGGTCGGTACGTGCTCGGTCAGCTCGGCACACCGAAGTACCTGCGACAGGTACGTGAGTGGGGCGGCCCTGGGGTGGACGACGTGGCACAGGCCTACGAGCTGTCCGGCCACGCCGCCTGGCGGATGCACGCTCACCTGGCTGCGCACGCTGCACCACCAGATCCGTTGAGCGCGACAACCGGCGTACTGGATGAGTGTCTGACCAGACTGGTCGGTGGAGGGCATCCGCTCACGCACCACCTGGAGTCAGAGGTGTACGTGTGGCCGCGTGCGACCAGAACCCAGCAGGCGTTGGCTAAACGGATCGCCAAGGAGCTGACGTGGCTACGTGACCGGCTGACCGCTTTGGGGCTGGACGAGGTCTGAGTAGTCAGGCAGCGGGACAGAGCTGAGGGCTTTGCCTACTGCGTTCTGCGACCAGATGAAGCGCTGGACCGCTGTCGGCAGCATTGGCAACGCGGCTGCTGCACCAGGTATCAGCCGCAGCGCAAGCGGGCTGGCCGGGATGATCGTGCGCATCACCTTCGGCGCGAACCGCCGGCTCAGCTCCACCACCGGCCGGATGATCCGCTCGTAGTTGCGCAGTCCGGACGGCAGATCGCTGCGTGCAGCAGCCAGCTCACCGGCGAGGATGTACGCCGCCACGACAGCGAGGCTCGTACCGCCACCGACGGCGGGGCCGGGGCAGTAGCCCGCGTCTCCGACCAGTCCGATCCGGCCGCGGTGCCAGGTGTCCAGCGTGATCTGCGCGATCGAGTCGAAGTAGAAGTCCTCTGCCTGTTCTAGGTGCTCCAGTAGCTGCGGCACCTTCCAGCCGTAGTCCCGGAACTCCTTGGCCAGCAGGGCTTTCTGCTCGTCCTTGTCGTGGTAGTCGTACTGCAGCTCAGGTGCGCGGAACAGGAAACCCGCGCGGACCTGACCGGTCTGGTGTACGCCGTAGATGCCGACCAGCTTGTCGACGGAGAAGTGGGACAGCGTGTGGCTGCCGAGGCCGAAGACATCCGGCATCGAGAACACCGCGAGGTACCCGCCGAGTGGCCGGTGCAGTGGCTCCTCGGGACCGAAGGCGAGCCGGCGCACGTTCGAGTGCAGGCCATCTGCGCCGATCACGAGGTCGAAGCGGCGTTCCGTGCCCGAGTCGAAAACCACGTCGACTCCGGTGCCGTCGTCGTGCAGGCTCGCGATCGAGTCGCCGAACATGTACTCCGCGGTCTCGAGCGTCGCGCCGTACAGGATCCTGGTCAGCTCGCCGCGAAGGATCTCCACGTGCTGACTCGAGATCCCGGCGTACATCCGGCTGAGGTCGACCTCGACCGGGCGCTTGCCGAACCGCTCGATGGTCATCGCGTCGAGCTGGGTGCGGGCCGCCTCGATCGCGTCCCAGCAGCCCATCCGCCGGGTCACGTCGGCGGCCGAGCTGAACAGGTCGACGGCGTGCCCGCCGAGTCCGTGCCGCCCGGCCGGCGTGCGCTCGACGAGCGTCGGCTCGAAGCCGTACCGGTGCAACCAGTGGGCGAGGACCGGGCCGGCCACGCTCGCACCCGAGATCAGGACCTTCATGGCACCTCCCTGACGTTTGTTTACTTATCGGAAGGTAAGTAAACGAGGGCGGGCTTGTCAATGGCTTACTTACCGGAAGGTCAGCTAATCTCCGGGTATGCCGAGACAACGGACCGGCGACACCCGGGCGCGGATCCAGCAGGCCGCGCTCGAGCTGTTCGCCGAGCGCGGGATGCAGCAGACCAGCCTGCGCGACATCGCCGACCGCCTCGGCGTCACCAAGCCGGCGCTGTACTACCACTTCGCGTCCCGCGAGGACCTGCTGAACAGCCTGGTCGAGCCGATGATCGCCGACTTCGAGGCGTACGCCGCGGCGCAACAGGCAGCCGCCCCGGTCGCAGCGCGCGAACTGCTCGGTTCGTACTTCGACCTCGCCTATAAGCACCGCGCGCTGATCCAGCTCGCGATCCGCGACCTCTCGGTGCTGCACGAACTGAAGCTGGCCGACCGCTTCATCGAGTGGCGCGGCACGCTCGCGACCCTCTTGATCGGCACCAGCCCGTCGCTGTCCGACGTGGTCCGCTGCATGGTCGCGCTCGGCGGACTGTCCGACTGCGCGGTGATGATCGATCACCAGCCCGTCGCCGAGCTACGTGAGGCCGCGGTCGAAGCGGCGTACGACAGTTTGGGACGGCCCTGATCAGCCGGTGGCGAGCCGCGACACCCCGAACAGCAGGATGACGAGGATCGAGAAGATCCGCAGGAACCGCGGCCCGGTGGTCACCGCCGGCCACGACAGGAACGCCAGCCAGCCCAGCAGCATCGCCAGCAGGACCAGGGCCGGCAGCCCCACCGGCACCGGAGCGAACACTCCGACCAACGCCAGGAAGAGGGTGATCGCCGGCAGGGTCAGCTTCGGCGCGGCGTGCAGCTTCGCGACGTACGGGTAACTCACCTTGGTGATCCGCTGCCGCAACGGGCTGCTGGGGGTACTCATGCGCCCATTGTTCCAGGTCCTATGGTTGAGCCCGTGTTCGTCGTGATCAGGTTTCGGGTGGGGGAGAGTTCGCAGGCCGGGTTCGCGGAGCGGATGCGGGAGGCGGTCGAGGTGCTGGGGCGGCAGAAGGGGTTCGTTTCGGCCCGGGTGGGGCGGAACGTGGACGACCCGGAGTTGCTGGCGCTGACGCTGGAGTTCGAGAACATCGGCAGTTACCGGCGCGCGCTGTCGCCGTACGAGGTGAAACTGGCCGCGGTGCCGTTGTTGTCGCAGGCTCTCGACGAGCCGACGGCGTACGAGGATTTCCTGAGCTGACATCCAGGCGGCACGGATTCGATCCGCGACGCCCGGGACCGATAGCCTGGTCTCTTCCGTAGATTCGCCAGTATTCATTTCTGTGCCCGTTCTGGAGTCGAAAAGTGCCCGTGGAAACCGTCGATGCCGTCGTCAGCCTCAGCAAGCGGAGGGGCTTCGTGTACCCGTGCGGCGAGATCTACGGCGGTACCAAGTCGGCCTGGGACTACGGACCGCTCGGGGTCGAGCTGAAGAACAACGTCCGCACCCAGTGGTGGCGGACGATGGTGACCGGCCGCGACGACATCGTCGGCCTGGACTCCTCGGTGATCCTGCCGACCAAGGTCTGGGAGGCCTCCGGCCACCTGTCCGAGTTCGTCGACCCGCTGACCGAGTGCCAGTCCTGCCACAAGCGGTTCCGCGACGACCACCTCCGCGAGGACTTCGCCCGCC
This Kribbella sp. NBC_00482 DNA region includes the following protein-coding sequences:
- a CDS encoding YibE/F family protein; amino-acid sequence: MASRNVGRRRADPKGNRRRALDIPQGHGHGHGHGHGHGHGHGDHVVDTSVVNSDAVVARRVRIVVAAILIPLLLAAVVGMIVMWPDGDVKVASYQTATARGEVTAIKACPNVKDQCDEATVKLSNGADKGQVIPVQVPKAGQTSIPVKVGQSIMLGIQDAPKVADRYSYVDHDRTKPLLLLAALFAVAVVALSRWRGFAALIALAVTAVMLTQFILPAILRGENALLVAVVGGTVIMAIALFLTHGINAESSIALSGTVVALGLTVLLGWFFTKFCQLSGLASEGASGAKALVPNIDLTGLLVAGMVIGALGVLDDVTVTQAAAVWELSAANPSANRRELVTAGLRIGRTHVASVVNTLVLAYAGAALPVLLVFAIQDLPGRAVLSTESVAMEVVRGLVGSLGIIAAVPLTTALAAMAVADRSRNLVAEPEHL
- the eboE gene encoding metabolite traffic protein EboE, with amino-acid sequence MRFCHRDGSTVHLGYCATVHPAAELDELIAGLDTCAGAVRSALGVPVLGVGLWFPHRLADRLANSPAALSKLRRALQRNRLEVVTLNGTPHAQFTDKVVGTKLYCPDWTDPERLRYTFDLIEVLAELLPTDVAYGSISTVPLGWRVPWSRQRNRAAREAIDRVEQHLARTEARTGRTIRIAVETEPGCVLEMIGQATAWLDRYSSPYGGRSRIGLGLDTCHLAVQFEDPAESFELLWRAGVDVVKAQLSLAPTLVDPGDASGRYVLGQLGTPKYLRQVREWGGPGVDDVAQAYELSGHAAWRMHAHLAAHAAPPDPLSATTGVLDECLTRLVGGGHPLTHHLESEVYVWPRATRTQQALAKRIAKELTWLRDRLTALGLDEV
- a CDS encoding FAD-dependent monooxygenase; the encoded protein is MKVLISGASVAGPVLAHWLHRYGFEPTLVERTPAGRHGLGGHAVDLFSSAADVTRRMGCWDAIEAARTQLDAMTIERFGKRPVEVDLSRMYAGISSQHVEILRGELTRILYGATLETAEYMFGDSIASLHDDGTGVDVVFDSGTERRFDLVIGADGLHSNVRRLAFGPEEPLHRPLGGYLAVFSMPDVFGLGSHTLSHFSVDKLVGIYGVHQTGQVRAGFLFRAPELQYDYHDKDEQKALLAKEFRDYGWKVPQLLEHLEQAEDFYFDSIAQITLDTWHRGRIGLVGDAGYCPGPAVGGGTSLAVVAAYILAGELAAARSDLPSGLRNYERIIRPVVELSRRFAPKVMRTIIPASPLALRLIPGAAAALPMLPTAVQRFIWSQNAVGKALSSVPLPDYSDLVQPQSGQPVT
- a CDS encoding TetR/AcrR family transcriptional regulator, which gives rise to MPRQRTGDTRARIQQAALELFAERGMQQTSLRDIADRLGVTKPALYYHFASREDLLNSLVEPMIADFEAYAAAQQAAAPVAARELLGSYFDLAYKHRALIQLAIRDLSVLHELKLADRFIEWRGTLATLLIGTSPSLSDVVRCMVALGGLSDCAVMIDHQPVAELREAAVEAAYDSLGRP
- a CDS encoding DUF6703 family protein — encoded protein: MPPQHLDRLPHPLREPGLRTLPHPKPDHDEHGLNHRTWNNGRMSTPSSPLRQRITKVSYPYVAKLHAAPKLTLPAITLFLALVGVFAPVPVGLPALVLLAMLLGWLAFLSWPAVTTGPRFLRIFSILVILLFGVSRLATG
- a CDS encoding antibiotic biosynthesis monooxygenase family protein: MFVVIRFRVGESSQAGFAERMREAVEVLGRQKGFVSARVGRNVDDPELLALTLEFENIGSYRRALSPYEVKLAAVPLLSQALDEPTAYEDFLS